GCTGAAGCGGGCGTGCCCTACGAGAAGATCTTCGACCTGGAGGAGATCAACGCGGATTTCCCCCTGACCGACGTGGCCCTGGTGATCGGCGCGAACGACGTGGTGAACCCGGTCGCGCGCCACGACAAGGGCAGCCCCATCTACGGCATGCCGATCCTCGATGCCGACCGGGCCGCCCAGGTGATCGTGGTCAAGCGCGGCAAGGGGGCCGGGTACAGCGGCATCGAGAACGAACTGTTCTATCAGGAGAACACCAGCATGCTGTACGGCAGCGCGCAGCAGGCCATCGCGGACGTGGTCACGAACCTGAAGACCATGGGCTGATCGGGCCGCCCGGCTGGCAGCGCCTCCCACCGGGGTTCAGGCAGAGCGAATCCAGGTGCCGGATTCAGAAGAAAGATGCAGGCCGCCTGAAGCACCGTGATGCCTTCAGGCAGCCTTGTCGTACCTCACCGTGGCGAGAAGGTCAGTGTCAAGTGTGCCACAAATCCACGTTCTGACAGATTTGTCACACGGGAAGAAGGCGTTCCAGACGGACATTGGCGTACCGGGCACGGAGAATGCGCCTTGAATGTGACTCGAATGTGAACAGCTGACCACCGGTCGCCCTGTGCCCCCATTTTCCCCCACTGCTCCCCCCGAAGGGGGGCTTGTCGGCCCACGGCGATGGTCACGGAGGAGTCACACGCGGGACGGACACTTCATGTGTAGAAGTTCACGGTGCCCGCGCTGGTCACCACAGGTTCTTCCCGGAGGCTACGCCCATGAACAAACGCACCCGTCCTCTTTCTTTCATGTCCCTGGCGGTTCTGGCCATGGCGATCACGGCCTGCGGGGGCACTCCGGCCGTGACGGCCACGCCAGCCGCCCAGGGTGAGACCAAGCTGGTCACGCTGCGCATCGGTCCGGGCGTCACGAGCGCTGCCCTGACCTCCACCGTGACGGGCGCCCAGGTGATCGCGTTCGACCACACCACCGGTCGTGCCGTTCTGAGCGTACCCGTCGACACGGCGAGCAAGTTGTCCAGCGCCAACCTGAGTGCCCAGGCGCTCGGGAGCCTGGACGCCGGTGTCCTGGGCGTAGAAGCGGACGGCGTGATGAAGGTTCTGGCCGACGACCCCGAAGCCGACGCGCTGGGCCTGACGACCTGGGCGGGCGGCCTGACCACCTGGGCGGGCGGCCTGACCACGTGGGCGGGTGGAGCCCTCACCTGGGCGGGCGGCGTGAACTTTCTGAACAGCTCGGATCTCGCCAGCGCAGGTGCCTACTGGAATAAACTCGGCATTCCCTGGGCCCAGAAGCTGATTCCTGAACTGGGGACGGGCGTCACGGTGGCCACGATCGACACCGGCATCGACCTGAACCACCCGCTGCTGCAGGGCCGCATCGACACCGCCAACAGCTGGGACTTCATCGGCAACGACGCCGTGCCGCAGGAGGAGAACTCTGGCGGGAAGTACGGGCACGGCACGGCTGTCGCCGGAGTGATCCTCCAGATCGCCCCGAACGCCAAGATCCAGGCCTACCGCGCCCTGAAGCCCGACGGTTCCGGCGCGATGTCGAATGTGATCGCCGCCATCACCAAGGCCTCGACGAACGGGGCGCGCGTCATCAACCTCTCGCTGGGCTCCACCACCAACTCTCTGGCCCTGAACACGGCCGTCGCAGCGGCACTGGCCAAGGGCATTCTGGTCGTGAACTCCAGCGGGAACGCCGGTACGGAAGGCGTCGTGTATCCCGGCGCCGCCCTGGGCACGCTGCAGTTCCCCCTGACCAGCGGCCTGATCTCGGTCGGCAGCGTGACCCTGGACCTGAAGAAGTCCTCGTTCAGCCAGTACGCCAAGAACCTGAGCATGACGGCCCCCGGTGAACTGATCCTGACCACCTTCCCGGATGCCCGCCTCGTGAAGGCGAGCGGCACGTCCTTCGCGGCCCCCGCCGTGAGCGGCGCGCTGGCCCTGGCACTCTCGACCGGCGCCACCAGCGCCAGTGTGGCCGCCAACGTGAAGGCCACAGCCTCGGCGAACCTCGACCCCACCTTCAACCCCGAACTGGGTGCCGGCACGCTGAACGTGGGCGCGCTGGCCGACAACTACCGCTGAGGCTCCCATGCAGAAGATCATCCTGAACTTGCCCGCCGGGCCTCAGTCCCACTCGACCCTTCCGACCTCCGCTCCTCTCACTCCTCCGGGCACCCTGCACGCGGGTAGCCGCGGCATCTGGAAGGACACCCGCACCAAACCCCTGGCCGCCTGATCCGCACCCAGCGGACACGCCCCGCCGGGAAGGGCGGGGCGTGTCCGCTGGGTGCTCTAGGCTAGCGGTGATGTCTCCCCGTGTGCTGCTCGTCCCGCCGGATACCCGTCCTCCCACGCTCGACCTGCCCGCCGCGCTGGCCCGCATGACGGGCGCGGCCGTGAGCGTGCCGCCCCCAGCGGCGCTGCCCGACTTCTTTACGCCGGGCGACCCCGCTCTGCTGAGAGCGTGGCTGGAGGCGGCCGCCCCGACCGCCAACGTGCTGGTGGTGTGCGTGGAGACCCTGTGTCTGGGCGGCATGATCCCGGCGCGGCGGGTCTCGGATGACCTGGACGTGGCCCTGGAACGCCTGGCCGTGTTGGCCTACCTGAAGGCGCACCATCCCGCCCTACGGATCTATGCCTTCGGGGTGATCGTCCGGGTGGCGCACGACAACGATCCGCACGAGGAGAAACCGTACTACGGTCAATGGGGCCGTGAACTCCGCGCGTACTCGGTGGCCTTCGACCGGCACGCCCGGCACGGGGACGGCGAACTGGCCGCGCTGGACGCCGCGCGGGCGGGCGTGCCGGAGGACATCCTGGCCGACTGGTTGGGCACCCGCGAACGCAACCGCGCGCTGCACCTGCGGGCGCTGGAGCTGCTTGGCGACGGCGTGCTGGATCACCTGTGCCTGACGCTGGATGACACGACCGAGTACGGTCTGGCCGCCTTCGACCGGCGCCTGCTGGAAGCCCATGCGGACGACCTGGGCGTGTGGGAGCACCTCGACATCTATCCCGGCGCGGATGAGGTGCCGTGCGCCCTGATCGCCCGCGCGCTGCGCCCCGAGACCGTCCGGGTGTGGGTGCGGTACAGCGGTCTGGACGGTGCCCGCAGCGGTATGGCCTACGAGGATCGGCCCGCCGGGGAACTCGTCCGCACCCATCTGAGGGCTGCCGGATGTGGACTGGCCGACACGCCCGCCGAAGCCGCCTTCACACTGGCGGTGAATACGCCCGGCACGCGGCAGGCCCACCGGCAACCGGACTTCGCCACCGTGGACACCACGCACCGGCACCTGCCCGCCTTCATCGATGCGCTCAGAGACGACCTGCAGGCCGGGCGAACCGTCAGCGTGGCGGACATCGCCTACCCGAACGGCGCGGAGTGGCGGCTGTGGACGCTGATGCAGGGGCTGCCGCTGGCCAGACTGGCGGGCTACAGCGCGTGGAACACG
The Deinococcus sp. KSM4-11 DNA segment above includes these coding regions:
- a CDS encoding S8 family serine peptidase, coding for MSLAVLAMAITACGGTPAVTATPAAQGETKLVTLRIGPGVTSAALTSTVTGAQVIAFDHTTGRAVLSVPVDTASKLSSANLSAQALGSLDAGVLGVEADGVMKVLADDPEADALGLTTWAGGLTTWAGGLTTWAGGALTWAGGVNFLNSSDLASAGAYWNKLGIPWAQKLIPELGTGVTVATIDTGIDLNHPLLQGRIDTANSWDFIGNDAVPQEENSGGKYGHGTAVAGVILQIAPNAKIQAYRALKPDGSGAMSNVIAAITKASTNGARVINLSLGSTTNSLALNTAVAAALAKGILVVNSSGNAGTEGVVYPGAALGTLQFPLTSGLISVGSVTLDLKKSSFSQYAKNLSMTAPGELILTTFPDARLVKASGTSFAAPAVSGALALALSTGATSASVAANVKATASANLDPTFNPELGAGTLNVGALADNYR
- a CDS encoding DUF4127 family protein; this translates as MSPRVLLVPPDTRPPTLDLPAALARMTGAAVSVPPPAALPDFFTPGDPALLRAWLEAAAPTANVLVVCVETLCLGGMIPARRVSDDLDVALERLAVLAYLKAHHPALRIYAFGVIVRVAHDNDPHEEKPYYGQWGRELRAYSVAFDRHARHGDGELAALDAARAGVPEDILADWLGTRERNRALHLRALELLGDGVLDHLCLTLDDTTEYGLAAFDRRLLEAHADDLGVWEHLDIYPGADEVPCALIARALRPETVRVWVRYSGLDGARSGMAYEDRPAGELVRTHLRAAGCGLADTPAEAAFTLAVNTPGTRQAHRQPDFATVDTTHRHLPAFIDALRDDLQAGRTVSVADIAYPNGAEWRLWTLMQGLPLARLAGYSAWNTAGNTLGAAIAFGKLAPLVVNRAEHAGALFARMVDDALYQGWARSQVRARLDQPSPFDLGTQRGAAEAHLRELITPRIHDLWNTHFVAGGLELEVGTPNLAWPRLFTGVFPMVVRERA